In Methanofollis sp., the DNA window GGGGGAATACTCGTACGAGTTAGTGCGGAAGGTTGCGACCGTCTCCCCCCCGGTGCGGAGGGCGAGGGCGAACCTGACCATGCCGGGGTACAGGGCCGAGAGGTCTTCCCGGCGGAGCGAGAGGGTGTACTCCCTGTCGATGATGCGCTCAAGAAGGAGGGCAGGTCCCCGTACCATGCCGGAGATTAGCAAATATGGTCATATAAGGGTACGCAGGGAGGAAAAATTCCGCATCTTCGCAGATTGCGCAGAAAACAATAAATCCAAACCGTTCTACGTATATATCATGTCACAGGACATCATCGAAAAAGCAAAAGGGTTCCTTACGGACCCCGCAGAGACATTCAAGAACGCAAAAGGTGACGACCTTGGCGAGGCACTCAAGTACTTCGCCATTCTCCTTGCCATCAACTCTGTCCTCAGCGGCCTGATGGTCATGATCGGCCTCGGCGCCTCCGCCGCGATCCCCGGCATGGGTGTCGGCGTCGCCGGCGGCATCGCGGCGATCATCGGCAACTTCATCGGCGGTATCATCGGCCTCTTCGTCTGCGGCCTCATCGTCCACATCTTCGTCGCCCTCATCATCGGCGGCAACGGCATCGGGCAGACCATCAACGCCATGATCTACGGCGCAACCCCGGCCATGCT includes these proteins:
- a CDS encoding YIP1 family protein, whose amino-acid sequence is MSQDIIEKAKGFLTDPAETFKNAKGDDLGEALKYFAILLAINSVLSGLMVMIGLGASAAIPGMGVGVAGGIAAIIGNFIGGIIGLFVCGLIVHIFVALIIGGNGIGQTINAMIYGATPAMLFSWIPFIGILAAIWSLVLYIIGIRELHDTTTGKAAIAVVLPVIILVGLAVMFAVAIAALFIAGGEVTPV